From a single Nicotiana tabacum cultivar K326 chromosome 8, ASM71507v2, whole genome shotgun sequence genomic region:
- the LOC107801321 gene encoding BTB/POZ domain-containing protein At1g03010-like isoform X1, with the protein MSRLNLPDLPGGSEAFELAAKFCYGVNVEITISNVAMLRCASSFLEMTEYISDKNLEIRTEVFLKDTVFPNISNSVSVLHSCEKLLPISEEIKLISRLINAIANNACKEQLTSGFLKLEHNFPSKPIKSLDIETASDWWGKSLIMLNLELFQRVLSAFKIKGLKQDIISRILINYARNSLQGFIVKDPSLVKGSFLDLDLQKKQRVTVETIVSLLPTPSRKSTVPIAFLSSLLKSAIVASASTSCRSDLERRIGLQLHQAILEDILIPGNGNGNNHSPLYDADSIIRIFSIFLNLDEDDVEDNQLRDECGMVFDFDSPGSPKQSSILKVSKLLDNYLTEVALDSNLTPLKFTALAELLPDHGRLVDDGLYRAVDIFLKVHPNIKDSERYKLCKTIDCQKLSQEGCSHAAQNERLPVQMAVQVLYFEQIRLRNAMNGGQNQLFFGSMNSQFPHRSGSGIGSGCISPRDNYASVRRENRELKLEVTRMRMRLTDLEKDHVFMKQELVKPHPANKLFKSFTKKLSKLNAIFHMKDSKTVVGKANSESRFPFQRRRHHSVS; encoded by the exons ATGTCAAGACTGAATCTTCCTGATCTTCCAGGTGGATCTGAAGCATTCGAACTCGCTGCGAAGTTCTGTTATGGAGTGAACGTTGAGATTACCATATCAAATGTTGCAATGCTAAGATGTGCATCCAGTTTCCTGGAAATGACAGAATACATCTCCGATAAAAACCTGGAAATACGAACCGAAGTGTTCTTGAAGGACACAGTATTCCCAAACATATCCAACTCAGTGTCTGTTCTTCACAGCTGTGAGAAACTACTACCAATATCAGAAGAAATCAAACTCATAAGTAGGTTAATCAATGCTATTGCTAATAATGCTTGTAAAGAGCAACTTACATCTGGTTTTTTGAAATTGGAGCATAATTTCCCATCCAAACCTATTAAAAGCCTTGATATAGAGACAGCATCGGACTGGTGGGGCAAATCACTAATTATGCTGAACCTGGAATTGTTTCAGAGGGTTTTGTCTGCATTTAAAATAAAGGGTCTTAAACAAGATATTATAAGTAGAATCTTGATTAACTATGCCCGAAATTCTCTTCAGGGGTTCATTGTTAAGGATCCTAGTTTGGTTAAAGGAAGTTTCTTGGATTTGGATctacaaaagaaacaaagggTCACCGTGGAAACAATAGTTAGCTTGCTACCAACACCGTCGAGGAAAAGTACAGTCCCAATAGCCTTCCTTTCGAGTTTGTTAAAATCTGCAATAGTAGCATCAGCATCTACTTCTTGTAGATCTGATCTAGAAAGGCGCATTGGTCTACAACTGCATCAAGCAATTCTTGAGGATATTCTCATACCTGGAAATGGGAATGGAAACAACCATAGCCCTCTATATGACGCTGATTCAATCATAAGGATATTTTCCATTTTCTTAAATTTGGATGAGGATGATGTAGAAGATAACCAACTAAGAGATGAATGCGGAATGGTTTTTGACTTTGACAGCCCTGGATCTCCCAAACAAAGCTCAATTCTTAAGGTTTCAAAATTATTGGACAATTATCTAACAGAAGTCGCACTAGATTCAAATTTAACACCATTAAAGTTTACAGCACTGGCGGAGTTACTTCCAGACCATGGCCGTCTAGTTGATGATGGACTGTATCGAGCTGTAGATATTTTCCTCAAG GTTCATCCGAACATTAAGGACTCAGAACGGTATAAACTCTGCAAAACTATTGATTGCCAGAAACTATCACAAGAAGGCTGCAGTCATGCTGCACAAAACGAGCGGCTGCCTGTACAAATGGCAGTTCAAGTGCTGTATTTTGAACAAATCAGGCTGAGAAATGCAATGAATGGGGGACAAAACCAGTTATTCTTTGGGTCAATGAACAGTCAGTTTCCTCATCGTTCAGGCAGTGGAATAGGAAGCGGATGCATTTCTCCGAGAGATAATTATGCGTCAGTGAGGAGAGAAAATAGAGAATTGAAGCTTGAGGTAACAAGAATGAGAATGAGGCTTACAGATTTAGAAAAAGATCATGTGTTTATGAAGCAGGAGCTAGTAAAACCACATCCTGCCAATAAGTTATTCAAGTCATTTACCAAGAAATTGAGTAAGCTCAATGCAATATTCCACATGAAAGATTCAAAGACAGTAGTGGGAAAAGCAAATTCAGAAAGTCGGTTTCCTTTTCAGAGGAGAAGACATCATTCAGTTTCTTGA
- the LOC107801321 gene encoding BTB/POZ domain-containing protein At1g03010-like isoform X2 → MGVVTVAELKTNISVKKSRGHLTEWPISDVSSDLTIKVGAASFALHKFPLVSRSGRIRKLLLEAKDSKMSRLNLPDLPGGSEAFELAAKFCYGVNVEITISNVAMLRCASSFLEMTEYISDKNLEIRTEVFLKDTVFPNISNSVSVLHSCEKLLPISEEIKLISRLINAIANNACKEQLTSGFLKLEHNFPSKPIKSLDIETASDWWGKSLIMLNLELFQRVLSAFKIKGLKQDIISRILINYARNSLQGFIVKDPSLVKGSFLDLDLQKKQRVTVETIVSLLPTPSRKSTVPIAFLSSLLKSAIVASASTSCRSDLERRIGLQLHQAILEDILIPGNGNGNNHSPLYDADSIIRIFSIFLNLDEDDVEDNQLRDECGMVFDFDSPGSPKQSSILKVSKLLDNYLTEVALDSNLTPLKFTALAELLPDHGRLVDDGLYRAVDIFLKVHPNIKDSERYKLCKTIDCQKLSQEGCSHAAQNERLPVQMAVQVLYFEQIRLRNAMNGGQNQLFFGSMNSQFPHRSGSGIGSGCISPRDNYASVRRENRELKLEVTRMRMRLTDLEKDHVFMKQELVKPHPANKLFKSFTKKLSKLNAIFHMKDSKTVVGKANSESRFPFQRRRHHSVS, encoded by the exons GCCAATATCTGATGTTTCTAGTGATCTTACAATAAAAGTAGGAGCTGCCAGTTTTGCTCTTCACAAG TTCCCTTTAGTATCTCGAAGTGGAAGGATAAGAAAGCTGCTGCTTGAGGCAAAAGATTCAAAGATGTCAAGACTGAATCTTCCTGATCTTCCAGGTGGATCTGAAGCATTCGAACTCGCTGCGAAGTTCTGTTATGGAGTGAACGTTGAGATTACCATATCAAATGTTGCAATGCTAAGATGTGCATCCAGTTTCCTGGAAATGACAGAATACATCTCCGATAAAAACCTGGAAATACGAACCGAAGTGTTCTTGAAGGACACAGTATTCCCAAACATATCCAACTCAGTGTCTGTTCTTCACAGCTGTGAGAAACTACTACCAATATCAGAAGAAATCAAACTCATAAGTAGGTTAATCAATGCTATTGCTAATAATGCTTGTAAAGAGCAACTTACATCTGGTTTTTTGAAATTGGAGCATAATTTCCCATCCAAACCTATTAAAAGCCTTGATATAGAGACAGCATCGGACTGGTGGGGCAAATCACTAATTATGCTGAACCTGGAATTGTTTCAGAGGGTTTTGTCTGCATTTAAAATAAAGGGTCTTAAACAAGATATTATAAGTAGAATCTTGATTAACTATGCCCGAAATTCTCTTCAGGGGTTCATTGTTAAGGATCCTAGTTTGGTTAAAGGAAGTTTCTTGGATTTGGATctacaaaagaaacaaagggTCACCGTGGAAACAATAGTTAGCTTGCTACCAACACCGTCGAGGAAAAGTACAGTCCCAATAGCCTTCCTTTCGAGTTTGTTAAAATCTGCAATAGTAGCATCAGCATCTACTTCTTGTAGATCTGATCTAGAAAGGCGCATTGGTCTACAACTGCATCAAGCAATTCTTGAGGATATTCTCATACCTGGAAATGGGAATGGAAACAACCATAGCCCTCTATATGACGCTGATTCAATCATAAGGATATTTTCCATTTTCTTAAATTTGGATGAGGATGATGTAGAAGATAACCAACTAAGAGATGAATGCGGAATGGTTTTTGACTTTGACAGCCCTGGATCTCCCAAACAAAGCTCAATTCTTAAGGTTTCAAAATTATTGGACAATTATCTAACAGAAGTCGCACTAGATTCAAATTTAACACCATTAAAGTTTACAGCACTGGCGGAGTTACTTCCAGACCATGGCCGTCTAGTTGATGATGGACTGTATCGAGCTGTAGATATTTTCCTCAAG GTTCATCCGAACATTAAGGACTCAGAACGGTATAAACTCTGCAAAACTATTGATTGCCAGAAACTATCACAAGAAGGCTGCAGTCATGCTGCACAAAACGAGCGGCTGCCTGTACAAATGGCAGTTCAAGTGCTGTATTTTGAACAAATCAGGCTGAGAAATGCAATGAATGGGGGACAAAACCAGTTATTCTTTGGGTCAATGAACAGTCAGTTTCCTCATCGTTCAGGCAGTGGAATAGGAAGCGGATGCATTTCTCCGAGAGATAATTATGCGTCAGTGAGGAGAGAAAATAGAGAATTGAAGCTTGAGGTAACAAGAATGAGAATGAGGCTTACAGATTTAGAAAAAGATCATGTGTTTATGAAGCAGGAGCTAGTAAAACCACATCCTGCCAATAAGTTATTCAAGTCATTTACCAAGAAATTGAGTAAGCTCAATGCAATATTCCACATGAAAGATTCAAAGACAGTAGTGGGAAAAGCAAATTCAGAAAGTCGGTTTCCTTTTCAGAGGAGAAGACATCATTCAGTTTCTTGA